The sequence CGCGCCAGGACCCCCGAGCGCTGGGCAAGGGCAGAACAGGAAGAGGGGCCCGGGCAAGAAAGAGGCAAGTTGTGGAAAAGCTGCGCTGCTCTAGGCTGTGCCTGCCCGACAGCACCGCGGCACCGGTGCATGCAGCTCCCCTGCTGTGAGTGACATCCCCGCTTGCTTCAGCGCTGCGTGGGGTTCCACCGAATGGCTGGGTCTGTCGCTGTAATAAATCCTCCCTTCCAGCAGCCTAGTGAGGTCTGTCCCaaggcttaggtcagcttaactgtcTCCTGCGTGTGACTTTTTCACAACCCGGAGGCAGGCAGCTAGATCAAGCCccaagttttaagtgtagaccaggccttagtctcatGCTAGTAGGCGGTTTATTGTTTAATCCAAAAGAAAATTGAGGTGACTTGATGACAATCTGTAACTGCTGCACAGGGAGGAGAGTTCTAACGGCAGCTGTCAAAGGCAGAATGCAATCCAATGGTTGGGAGCTGAAGACTCTGACTAGAAGAAAGGCACTTTTAACAGGGggtgtaattaaccattagaacaatttacccagCCTCATGGTGGATTGCTCATCATCTGCAGTCTTTACATTATGACTGGATGATTTTTCTAGTTCTGCTTTCGCTCAACCAGACGTTATGGGGTACAGTTGAGTGGGAAGTGATTTTGAGAATTTAAGAGTAAAAACCCTCTTGCACATCAGGCCAAAGTCatgaattaaatttttttttgctttatgtTAATCAAATTACTTCCTTCTGAGAATTTTGACTTTTCTTCCTCCACCTTTTtttcagtttcagagtagcagccgtgttagtctgtatccgcaaaaagaacaggagtacttgtggcaccttagagactaacaaatttattagagcataagctttcgtggactacagcccacttctttggcgggctgtagtccacgaaagtttatgctctaataaatttgttaatctctaaggtgccacaagtactcctgttctttttttcagTGTAAATGAAGttacttttcaaaacaaaaaacagaactttGTTTTGAGAGTGGGATACTTCAGCAACTTCCCAATTTGTTTTTCCtgcttgaattttttttcccatcaGGGCATGAAATTCATTAAACCCAAAACCTTTTCTGGAACAGTTGGAGTTCTGATATTTTTTGGCCAAAGTGTTTTGTTAATAAATCTCCAGCCAGCACTAGTTCCGGACTTGAGGCAGGAACTGCTGTAcaaggttctctggcctgtgctatgcaggaggtcagtttacatgatcagaatggtcccttctggctctaACATCTGTGACACTGTATTGCCTGGACTCCAGCCAATATCAGGACTCTGCAGAGACAGGTGCTTTGTCAACACACAGCAAGAGccactccctgccctggagagctcaCCCTGTACTCTACTCGACAAAGGCTGGGCGGGGAAACAgagagatttgcccaaggtcatgttTTTGGAAGATCCAGGACTAGACCCTAATCCAGTGACCTAGCCACTAAAACACGCTGCCTCCCTATGCCTTGGAGCTCCCCTTGCCATAGTGTTGGAGTGAAAAAAATGTCAGCAATTCACTGAAGGTTTTAAACAGCCTGAATAAAAAACCCTCTCTCTGCTCAGAGAGTCAGGTTTCACTTCCTTGTCACTTGTGGTGTCACAAACCCACCAACTCTTCTGTTGCCTGTAGAGCCACTGCAGGTGGGCGAGGACTGAAGttttaagataaaaaaaaaaaaaaaaaaaaggcaaggaaAAGTGACCAAAGTTcattttacaaagaaaacatCCCTCTGTGCCAAGAACAAGCTTTCAGCCCCAAGGGGCAATTTCTTACCTGGGATTTGGAGTTACCTTGGGGGAAGTCTCTCACCCAGCACCATTATGGGACTATACTGGAGAGAGGTTTGGGTACCTGGTGTCCTCTCCCTCCTGATGGTTTATTACCCTGAGGCACAGGTCTCGCTGTTCTAaatccagtattgccaaccccaaaacCACTAACCAATCAAGAGGCAGGCCAGGTAGCAGGGTTACACAGTCTGGCTTCAGGCCCTGCCACTGTCTCAGTTTTTCTTCCATCTCACATCAAACCACCCACCACAGCTGGTGTTTTCACAGTATTGCTCTTCTGGGGGTGGTTTAGTACTATCAAACCTCCCCCTTTCAGTTTATCTGGGCTTTCGCTTGCTTATAGCAGTTCAGCCCTCCTAATAAGCTTCTATTCCCTGCAACTTAGACTTATTCCTCAACAAATACATATGCCCTACCCAGCCACTCTGTGGCTGCCCCTTATGTTCCCTAGCAGGCCTGGTTTCTAGTTACATGCCATTGTCAGGGTCCCCTGGTGTCATTCCCTTCACCTGGGGAAGTGGGCTAAGTTTAGCACAAGTGAggctgagcccctcctcccccttaaaGGACCAGTTCACCTCTGACCAACCCcaagaaataatgaaatttaaaaacaagaataaatGTATGTTCCTTTTCATTTGAGCTCTTAGGGTCATGCCCAGGACACACCTAGGGACTGTTAGGAGCATAcctgggtcatgttttcaagcttttctctgcaatcacgagggctagaaacttattctTTTTTAAGGGCAAGCTGCAATTCTtacaggagctgaggctttaggTAAAGTGCCAAATGTAATGAGGATTAACAGCGCTGTAAACTACAATCCCTTGTTAATTTGTAATCTCTGATGAAATTGAGCCTGCAGATGTGGGCAGCTCCCAGCGTCAGTGTCCAGCTCCTATTCTACCTGGGAGAGGAATATTAACCAGGGCTCCACACTCCTCTACAGGTCCTGAGCGAGGTGCCTAGTGCTGAGGGAGGGAGCTTTCCCCTCGTTCTGCAGCCCCGGGCCAGCATCAAGGCCCACAAACTGCATCTTACTCCGGCCCGGGATCCATCGCCCACTCCAGCCAGTGATCCTACCCCCGTGCCAGCCATGGAGCCCTCGGCTGGGTCAGCCCTGGAGCCCTTGCCAATATTAACCAGGGAgcctccactgccccagctcaaGGATGAACCCACCAGGACTGCGATGAAGAGAGGCCTTTCCCGGAAGCCAGCAGCAAGGCTGGAGGCTTCCAGGAGCAATAGATGGGTGGCACTGGACCAAGATGCCCACTTGGTGAGTTGCTCTGTCTTGTCTGTGCTGGTTTGCATGTCTGGGTCTGGAGtgatcccttcccccattctcccTCACCCCTAGCTGTTACTGGTGGGTTAGCTCCTCCCAGTGCTCCACAGGGATAGGACGTTTGGTGCTGTACAGACTATGCAGATGGGCCGCTGTCTCCATTAGCCCCATGTAGCGTCTCTCAGGGACTGTGCAGCCTCTGGCAGAGCTGATATCTGgctatttttgtttcccttccagTCACCCTATGTGAGGCTGAAGAGGCTGCAGATctcagaggaggatgaagaaaaggaGGAGCTTTTCCCCACCCGAAGTGAGAGCTCAGGGGAGAAAGAGGTAATGTGGTCCCTCCCTTCTCTAGCCCCTATGCCTCAGCCATCCTGGATTTCCCCCTAGAGGTGAGAGGGGTGTTCTGTGTCCACAGTCCCTTCTGCTGAGGCTGCCCACAATGGGACCAGTCAGGAACAGTTGTGCTGGGGACATCTGCCTGATGGACTGGGGTCAGCAAACAGCTATCAGATTAGAATGGGTTTCAGTCACTACTGATCTGGGGCTGGatcggagccagcaccccctagagagaaaaggccccgtgtcccattccccagccTCCTGAGCCAACCAGTCCTCCCTGATGCTGAGGCTGGATCGGAGCTGATGCCTTCTAGCAGCAAAAGGCCCCATCTCCCACACCCGACCTGACTGAGCCAGCCAATCCCTATGCACTGGGactggatcagagctggggcgCTTTATCAGTGAAAGCCCCatatcccattccctgcccccccgagccCTGTAGCTCCATGGACAGTCTGGCCCTCCCATGAGTAATAGGGGTCTTGGGTTGTGGCTCTTGCTGATGCTACCCAGCCCACTCTAGGTGGGGCTTGGAGCAGCCTCACTGTGGCTGGCTAGCAGACCCTCACATTAGGCACAGGTAGTGGCTGATCCCAGGTCTCAGGctctgcagccccctctgccccaaCTTGTACCCCTCTATTGCTCAGTGCTGTTTTAGGCCATTCTTATCCTTGCACCAGAGGGACAATGCTTGGGGACTGGGGGCTGCCTCTCTCTCAACCAGGCTAAGGACCACCCTTTGGCTTGGCTGTCTCCCACTGCAGAAGCTGAACCTGGACTGGCAAGAGTTCAGAGATGAGAGAGCCCAACTGCAGGTGCTGGAGACTGCACTGCTTGGCTCAGAGACAGCCACTGTCACGGAGATCAtggcccccaggctgcagggcaaaGCGGCCAGCaacacccccaggctgcagggcacaGCTGTCTGGCTGCAAGGTGGGGCAGCCAGCAGTCTCCCTAGGCTACAGGGTGGGGCCCGCAGGTTGCAGGACAGGGCGCAGATCAGCACCCCCAGGTGGCAGAGTGCAGCTCCCAGACTGCGGAGTGTGGCATCTGGGACTCCAGTTCTGACAGAGACAGATACTCCCAGGGTGCGGCACGTTGCCCATGGAACACCGAGCTTGGCGATGTGGACAGAAACTGCAGCACTCAGGTCACCAGCTCCCAGACCCAAGAACCCAGGGAAGCCGAGCAAGGTAAAGGAGAGATCCACACCTCTGCACTGGAGTGTCCAGGTAGTCTATGTGCTGAGCTCCctgctccatgtctagttgtaGCACCAGGCTCCCTTCCTTGCCCCTCCACACTGGGTGCCTAACATAGTCTCCCTTTAAACAGCTGACCCATTTCCTGACAGCCATGGCAGCTCCCCTCAGAGCCATACCCTAATGCCACAGGCAGGGAAGTAAGAGCACAGAGTTGCTTTCTCACACTGGCTGGGGGGCAGTCTCGGCTTGTGGGAGGGCATCATTGGCTCAACCGCTGTGAATGGAACATTCCCTGCCATGGAGAGCACTGTGCTCAGCAACCTTTCTCTGCACTGCAGCATTGGGTTCTGAACACTACTACTTGGAAGAGAGCAGAGCTGGTCCAACCAGCCCCCGTCCTGTCCCTGGAAGGGTTGGATGGACACAGATATGGGTCCTTGTCCATGGGGCTCCTGGAGAAGTGTCCCTTTGTTATGTTGGTTCCTGCCCAGGCAGGGCTCCCCACTAAGCGCTATTCTCTCTCTTGTTAGCATTTCCTTTTCTCGTCCACCTGCTGCATCCTTCTTCCCTTCCTGCTCATCTTGGGCTTCTCTGGTTGGTTCCTGTGGGAGCACAGCAGCCCTGTCTCTGTCCTGGGGTTGATGGAGCAGTGGCAGCTGGGCTGGAGCCATGTTGCCAGCTTGTGGAGAGAGCCAGAGGAGGAGTGCAGCCCACAGTGCAGGTAAGGGatcctgcagggggcaggctgttACACGGAGGTGGTGGGCAGTAGCACATAGTGACAGCACAGACTCTGCAGGCGGTAGCAGATGGCTGTGCTTGGTCTCGGACTCAGCAGATGCTTGGAGTGGAAGGGAGCTGGATTTTGCTCTGGTCTCTGCTTGTCCTGGCAAGTACTGATGCCCTCACTACCCCTGTTGAGGTGTCCATCTCCTAACCCTGCccatctctcctctctctctgtggctgctgcagtTTGGTGCTGGTGGAAAGCATCCCTGTGGGCCTGGATTACAAACACTTCAACTCCCGCCACCTCCCCATTTTCCAGGCCTGGATGGACCTGTTGGATGCTGCCAACCGCTCTGTGGACATCGCAGCTTTCTACTTCACTCTCCGGGACTCAGACATGCAGGAGGAAGAACCCTCATCCTGGCAGGTGGGCTCAGCACAGGTGGAGGAAGCCCTTATCAGTTCCTGTTCTGGggtgagagggaaggaaggggttgCTAAGCCATAACACTCatgctgctccctgcagggcaggCAGGTGTTGGAGAAGCTGCGGGACCTGCCTTCTCGGGGGGTGAAGCTCAACATTGCTGTGAATAGCCCCCAGAAGTCTGACCGGGACACCGAGGAGCTGGCCAGCAAAGGTAACATAGGGGTCGGGACAGCCCCCGAGCCTGGGTGGGGATAGGGGCATGAGGGGAAGTGTCAGCCCTAGGAAAGGGGCAGACAAGACCCCACCCAGCTGTGCTGGGATAGCCAGGCTGAGAGAAGCGGGAAAGGATGTCTCTGTGTGATAGCCACTGTTCTGCTGGTGCCCCCTGCAGGTGCAGATGTAAAGTATGTGGAGTTGGAGCGCCTGACTGGAGGAATTGTGCACACCAAGTTCTGGGTGGTGGATGGCAAGCACGTTTACATTGGCAGCGCCAACATGGACTGGCGCTCGCTGACACAGGTACCACAGCGGGTAGAGGGCAGACAGAGGGGAGGTTACTCACAGGGACTGGCACTCGAGAGGGTGTGGAAAGAGGGGAGGTGTGCTCACAGGGACTGGCGCTCACTGACACAGGTACTGCAGGGGGCACGCAGGGGGACTGAGTGCTCACAGGGACTGGAGCTCACTCTCCTGGGTCCCTGTGGGGCAGGGTTAGGACTGGAGCTGGGGCTCATGTTGGAGTTGGGCATTGGGCAGTGTGGCTGGCTGCCCACTGGGGCTGCACTCACTCTCCTGGGGTTTAGAGTTCAGCCTGGGGCTCCTGTTGGAGCTGGGGCAAGGTCATGTTTGCTGCGTGGCTGTTCCCAAACACCTCTTCCTTGCAGGTAAAGGAGCTGGGTGCTGTGCTCTACAACTGCAGCTGTGTGGCTGGTGACTTGCACCGGATCTTCGCCATGTACCGTGcattgggagggcagggggcctcACTCCCGACGGTGTGGCCGGCTTATGTCTCCGCGAAGTCCAGCCTCAGCCGCCCCCTGAAGCTGCAGCTCAATGGCAGCAGTGCAGAACTGTACCTCTCCGTAAGTGTCCAAGTAGGCTCTGTCGGGTCAGGCAGCAAATCGTGGCTGCTTCCTGGACTCTGGGGCTGGCCTGGATGGCTCTCCAGTGCATGGGGGGCAGCCACCTAGAACTCTCTGCCAGGGGCCTCTCCCTGTCTCAGGAGGCCCTGTTACTCGCTCCCCAGAGTCTGTGCTGTGGCACACACTGACCCTGAGGGGTTCTGAGCCCCAGAAGGCCCCGTCATTCGCTCCTGGATTCTGTGCTGACACACGTCCTGCCTGTTTCTGTATCTGTGTTCGTTTGTATTGCAGagctcccctcccgccctctgctCCACTGGCCGTACCCCAGACCTCACAGCCATTGTCAGCACCATCCAGGATGCCCAGGCCTTTGTCTACATCTCGGTGATGGACTATGTGCCCCAGTGCACCTTCTGCCAGCCTAAGAGGTGGGGGCCACAGGATGTGCAGGCTGAAAGTGGGGTACAGGCAGTCAGCTCCCCTGACATTGTCTCTTCTAGACACAGCTGGGAGTCCTGTGCTATCCTCCCCCATGAGGCTGGCAGCAGGGACAACCTGGGCTCTGCAGACAGTGAGGATGGGGAGGAGAGATGGAGGGCCAGACACAGGCTGGCACTAGTGAATGTCAGATAAATGGCTGGGGGTGGGCAAGGTGGGGTGCTGTTATTGGGGAGCTGGGcagatggggggtgggtgggctggaCCATGACCTGGGGACTGGGCtggttggggagaggggagggaagttGGGTGGCTCTGACCCAGAGGGTGGGCAGTTGGGAGACCATGGCCTGAGGGCTGGGACCCGGGGGCTGAGCAGTTGTGAGGCTGTGGCCCAAGGTCTTGGcatttggggggctggggggctgttgTATGTGAGGTGTCCTGTCCCCTGACCTGGTCTCCTTGGGCTGCCCTCCAGGTTCTGGCCGGTCATTGATGATGCACTGCGTGCTGCGGCCTGCAACAGGCACGTGAAGGTGAGGTTGCTCATTAGCTGCTGGCAGCACTCGGACCAGTCCATGTTCCTGTTCCTGGAGTCGCTCAGTGTCCTCAGCCGGGAGCCTCTGGGCTGCCCGATCGAAGTGGTGAGTCCTGGAGTGGTGCAGGAATAGGGACCTGAagtgcctggggctggggctggctgggggaccgTTCCACTCCATGACTCAGCCCAGGGGCCAGCTGGTAGGAAGTTCTCTCTATGTCAGTGCCTTGCATTGGCAAGGGGTCACAGATTACCTCTGTAATCTTTTTTCAACCTTTGTGTTGAAAAGTTCCCAATTAATATTAAGTTGTTAAAGCTAAATTGCAATAAAACCATCTTAGTTTTCAGTTTTGAGCCTCTAGTCaattacagaaaatgtatttagtaGAGGACCACTAGGTGACACTTTGAATGCTACAACcaaactttattaaaaagaaaaatccttaGATAAGCAAACAGGCACGCCAT is a genomic window of Chrysemys picta bellii isolate R12L10 chromosome 7, ASM1138683v2, whole genome shotgun sequence containing:
- the LOC101946465 gene encoding 5'-3' exonuclease PLD3-like isoform X2; the protein is MSTGAGAGPASSFPATRPPGMRRRGSLRAGTPVRRSTRLAQSSAEETVLSEVPSAEGGSFPLVLQPRASIKAHKLHLTPARDPSPTPASDPTPVPAMEPSAGSALEPLPILTREPPLPQLKDEPTRTAMKRGLSRKPAARLEASRSNRWVALDQDAHLSPYVRLKRLQISEEDEEKEELFPTRSESSGEKEKLNLDWQEFRDERAQLQVLETALLGSETATVTEIMAPRLQGKAASNTPRLQGTAVWLQGGAASSLPRLQGGARRLQDRAQISTPRWQSAAPRLRSVASGTPVLTETDTPRVRHVAHGTPSLAMWTETAALRSPAPRPKNPGKPSKHFLFSSTCCILLPFLLILGFSGWFLWEHSSPVSVLGLMEQWQLGWSHVASLWREPEEECSPQCSLVLVESIPVGLDYKHFNSRHLPIFQAWMDLLDAANRSVDIAAFYFTLRDSDMQEEEPSSWQGRQVLEKLRDLPSRGVKLNIAVNSPQKSDRDTEELASKGADVKYVELERLTGGIVHTKFWVVDGKHVYIGSANMDWRSLTQVKELGAVLYNCSCVAGDLHRIFAMYRALGGQGASLPTVWPAYVSAKSSLSRPLKLQLNGSSAELYLSSSPPALCSTGRTPDLTAIVSTIQDAQAFVYISVMDYVPQCTFCQPKRFWPVIDDALRAAACNRHVKVRLLISCWQHSDQSMFLFLESLSVLSREPLGCPIEVKLFVVSTSVEEKQIPFSRVNHNKYMVTDRLAYIGTSNWSEDYFTNTAGVGLIVNQSDAAPGVTQLTLREQLEAVFHRDWSSPYSQPLSPKPSCATKN
- the LOC101946465 gene encoding 5'-3' exonuclease PLD3-like isoform X1; translated protein: MSTGAGAGPASSFPATRPPGMRRRGSLRAGTPVRRSTRLAQSSAEETVLSEVPSAEGGSFPLVLQPRASIKAHKLHLTPARDPSPTPASDPTPVPAMEPSAGSALEPLPILTREPPLPQLKDEPTRTAMKRGLSRKPAARLEASRSNRWVALDQDAHLSPYVRLKRLQISEEDEEKEELFPTRSESSGEKEKLNLDWQEFRDERAQLQVLETALLGSETATVTEIMAPRLQGKAASNTPRLQGTAVWLQGGAASSLPRLQGGARRLQDRAQISTPRWQSAAPRLRSVASGTPVLTETDTPRVRHVAHGTPSLAMWTETAALRSPAPRPKNPGKPSKVKERSTPLHWSVQHFLFSSTCCILLPFLLILGFSGWFLWEHSSPVSVLGLMEQWQLGWSHVASLWREPEEECSPQCSLVLVESIPVGLDYKHFNSRHLPIFQAWMDLLDAANRSVDIAAFYFTLRDSDMQEEEPSSWQGRQVLEKLRDLPSRGVKLNIAVNSPQKSDRDTEELASKGADVKYVELERLTGGIVHTKFWVVDGKHVYIGSANMDWRSLTQVKELGAVLYNCSCVAGDLHRIFAMYRALGGQGASLPTVWPAYVSAKSSLSRPLKLQLNGSSAELYLSSSPPALCSTGRTPDLTAIVSTIQDAQAFVYISVMDYVPQCTFCQPKRFWPVIDDALRAAACNRHVKVRLLISCWQHSDQSMFLFLESLSVLSREPLGCPIEVKLFVVSTSVEEKQIPFSRVNHNKYMVTDRLAYIGTSNWSEDYFTNTAGVGLIVNQSDAAPGVTQLTLREQLEAVFHRDWSSPYSQPLSPKPSCATKN
- the LOC101946465 gene encoding 5'-3' exonuclease PLD3-like isoform X4, whose protein sequence is MSTGAGAGPASSFPATRPPGMRRRGSLRAGTPVRRSTRLAQSSAEETVLSEVPSAEGGSFPLVLQPRASIKAHKLHLTPARDPSPTPASDPTPVPAMEPSAGSALEPLPILTREPPLPQLKDEPTRTAMKRGLSRKPAARLEASRSNRWVALDQDAHLSPYVRLKRLQISEEDEEKEELFPTRSESSGEKEHFLFSSTCCILLPFLLILGFSGWFLWEHSSPVSVLGLMEQWQLGWSHVASLWREPEEECSPQCSLVLVESIPVGLDYKHFNSRHLPIFQAWMDLLDAANRSVDIAAFYFTLRDSDMQEEEPSSWQGRQVLEKLRDLPSRGVKLNIAVNSPQKSDRDTEELASKGADVKYVELERLTGGIVHTKFWVVDGKHVYIGSANMDWRSLTQVKELGAVLYNCSCVAGDLHRIFAMYRALGGQGASLPTVWPAYVSAKSSLSRPLKLQLNGSSAELYLSSSPPALCSTGRTPDLTAIVSTIQDAQAFVYISVMDYVPQCTFCQPKRFWPVIDDALRAAACNRHVKVRLLISCWQHSDQSMFLFLESLSVLSREPLGCPIEVKLFVVSTSVEEKQIPFSRVNHNKYMVTDRLAYIGTSNWSEDYFTNTAGVGLIVNQSDAAPGVTQLTLREQLEAVFHRDWSSPYSQPLSPKPSCATKN
- the LOC101946465 gene encoding 5'-3' exonuclease PLD3-like isoform X3; protein product: MEPSAGSALEPLPILTREPPLPQLKDEPTRTAMKRGLSRKPAARLEASRSNRWVALDQDAHLSPYVRLKRLQISEEDEEKEELFPTRSESSGEKEKLNLDWQEFRDERAQLQVLETALLGSETATVTEIMAPRLQGKAASNTPRLQGTAVWLQGGAASSLPRLQGGARRLQDRAQISTPRWQSAAPRLRSVASGTPVLTETDTPRVRHVAHGTPSLAMWTETAALRSPAPRPKNPGKPSKHFLFSSTCCILLPFLLILGFSGWFLWEHSSPVSVLGLMEQWQLGWSHVASLWREPEEECSPQCSLVLVESIPVGLDYKHFNSRHLPIFQAWMDLLDAANRSVDIAAFYFTLRDSDMQEEEPSSWQGRQVLEKLRDLPSRGVKLNIAVNSPQKSDRDTEELASKGADVKYVELERLTGGIVHTKFWVVDGKHVYIGSANMDWRSLTQVKELGAVLYNCSCVAGDLHRIFAMYRALGGQGASLPTVWPAYVSAKSSLSRPLKLQLNGSSAELYLSSSPPALCSTGRTPDLTAIVSTIQDAQAFVYISVMDYVPQCTFCQPKRFWPVIDDALRAAACNRHVKVRLLISCWQHSDQSMFLFLESLSVLSREPLGCPIEVKLFVVSTSVEEKQIPFSRVNHNKYMVTDRLAYIGTSNWSEDYFTNTAGVGLIVNQSDAAPGVTQLTLREQLEAVFHRDWSSPYSQPLSPKPSCATKN